AGCTGCACCGTTTAGAGCTGAGCCGGCAAGGAACGCAGCTCCACCGGCAAGGATTGAAGGCTTGCGGCCGTAGGCTCTCGTGACCAAACTGGCAAAAAGGGAAGCTACAAGACCAGCTATGTAGAGTGAGGATGTGAAGGAGGTCAACAATTCGCTGTCGAATTTACAGTAGTTGCTGATTTTGGTGTCCGATTTCATCTTCGTGTTTACCTCAGGGAAGAACTTTTTCAGAAACGGCTCCATTGATGTCACGCCGCCTGAAATTCCAATGTCGTAGCCGAAAATAACACCTCCTGTGGCTGCCATCATGCAAGATAGGATGACGAAGGGCGTCATCCTGCCGTTGTATTGGCCGGCTTCGCCTGCTATTGCTAACCCAACTGCCATTGCTTCTTCCAACCTCACTCACAAAAAGATAGGAAGATAAGAGTACAAAGTTTAAATTTGTACAAAACGAATGGATGTTAAAGAGAGCAGATTTTACTCTCTTTTCCGACGAtgcgatattctaaactactacAATTTACGGAGACCGAATTTGTGGCCTAACCACTTGTGCAAGAGCAGTCTTACTTGACTGGTATACTGAGAATGAGATCAGCATTGAAATATGCATTGGATAATTTATGGGatattcaagaaatggtttTGGACTTGTGTGGAATATGTAGGCAGTGGTTGCAATCACTACATATTATTTTACAAATTCAGGCAGGACCATAAGCATTTGTCTGAACTCAGAAGAAAGTTAAGAGAGTACTACTTCTTTAGATAAGGCTGAAAAGTTAGAAAAATGTACTCAAAAAATAAGCATTTGGTCCCATAAGCACAATTATTGGAGTAAAACCTTTTATATTTTTACAgttttagttaaaatggtctatgaaattggcatggcatgacttttcattttgatccttgaaatttaaaatcgaTATAAGTGGtttctgagattgtccaccatcaatcattttggtcatatGTGGAAAATCTCTGTTAAGTTGAAGAAACTACTAGTTTCAGAAGAGGAGTTTGAGTTGACAAACAACgaaaatcaaaattcaaataaaatgttatattgtCATCATGTGAATTTAGAATTATGATTAGGTAGAATGCCGTTTACATGCACAAAATAACGTGCCATGCCAATAGAAGAACATTACCCTAAAACCTGTGTTACGTAATATGtaaccataaaacaaaataggGTGCAGAGAATGGTAGCCACCTGGTTTGCAAAGCCAACCCCATAACCAAGCAAGATGCGACCGATTCTTAGCATGCAGACATTAGCAGCTGCACCGCCCAGGGCGGAACCGGCAAGGAAATGTATACCAGCCATGAGGATCCAAGTCTTGCGGCCGCAAGCTCCGGTGAGTGCAGAGGCAAAGAAGGAGGCTTCAAAGCCGGCTAAAAAAGTTGGCCATCAAATTTGCAGTAGTTGCTTGTTTTGGTGTCTTCTTTCATCTTTGAATTCACTCCACCTTCACGAATTAATCAGGATTAGTACTTGCATTAGCTAATAAATTTTGTCGACAACATTTGGCTAAATATTTCAAGTCTAATGATTATTTACATAGTGTTATTAATTCACGTGTTATATGTGGGATGATGAGTTCATTAGTAGTACAACACGGTGATCTCAAATATATGAATATTGTGATGACTCGCCTGAAATTCCGACATCGTAGCCAAAAGATAATGCCTCCCATGGCAGCAGGATAGCACCACAACCTGGGTGCTAGCTCGACCGTCGTGGTCTCTCCTGCGCAGGTGGATATCAATTTGTGGATTAACATGAACAAGGTGCAAAACTGTGGAAACAAACCCAAACACCCCAATAGCAACTAGCAAGTAGTGGGCCAATATGGGCTAAAAAGCCTATAAAATGCAGAACCAAAACACTGCCAAATAAAGTCCAAATCCATAAGCAAGCCTAAACGGcccaaagagaagaaaatataaaacagaatagGAACCACAATCAAACAGAAAAGAGagatgcaaaatgcaaagtGGGAATCCATAGTTTTTCTGTCATCTTACAGTTTAAGGTCAATTATTGTGCCAATATTACGAAATATTGTACCAAAAAATATGAGATGATAGAAAATATATAGAGAGTCTCATTtttgagagtctccttagcatttctcaacaGCAAAAACAGTAACAACAAACAATCACGTAGAAAATGACATCGTTTGCTTCTTTGCATGTAACGGactcatttctttttatttgtaaataaCACTTCATGAAAAATTACCTTCTTTTTAAATGTAGAAtgtttagagttcaaaattagaattttaaagtattaataataattttcataaaaaacatAAGTTTATGAGTCAAATCAAACAGCAATTTGtctgataaaaaaattaaggagCCAAGTATTTTCTCGTGTAAAATTCAAAAGTTAttgcaagaaaaacaaaaggtaGGGCAGAAATAAAAAAGTTCAAACACTAATGATATTTAATTTGGGTCTtctttaacaaaaacaaaagcttcattggcCCCACCTACCTTGATTAGTCTTTTCCTAACTTCCTTTGCTTTTGGGAATTCCTCCTCAAAATATTTTGTGCCTAATTCACGAAACTTCGAGATGATCAGAATTgttaatgttaaaaatcattctACAAAGattatttatatgaaaataaataaaatataagatcACTTGGTCATCAAAACTATACAAAAACAAATAGACGGATTCAGTAAAAGCATTATGAACTGTCTATCTGATTGTTACCCTTAACTGACtaaatgattttaattttaattgatgtTTTGTAGAAATAATATTTACCAAGTGATTTATCATAAAAACAGTTCCTATTATAAATACGAAATCCTATAAATCAAACACTAAATAAATCTCCTGCCACTCTGCTCTTATTTTGTTCACCTTCTGTTTTTTCCAAAAGTTTTAGCAGGGGCAAGATAATGTAAAGTAGGATTGTCTATCTCCATAGCAATCTACATAACACCCAAAATTATTAGATTCGGTGGGTGAGATTTCTTTCTCAGTTGGATTATTGGAAAGCTTCCATGCATTAACATATTCACTAGGGCGTGGGCATGATTACAAAATTATCGCATCCCTAATCttattaattataattgaatttaaTGATGTCCACCTGTATGAAACGTACGTGGTCCGTAATCTCCGATTAGTATATAACGTGACAAGTGGGTCGTATTTGTCGCGTTCGTATCgtttttaaattatatatgtTATCTTAATGGATCGTGTTGCATCAAACTTCTTACTTTTACATGTTCTTAATAAATGACCTGATATCGAGTCAACTCGTTAATGAGTTGTGTCGTCTTAATAGGTCATGCAATAAATTACAGCAACATGTTAATCAAGTGTTAACAGTAACTCGATAACAATTTGGCCTCTTCAACATATTGACTTGAAACTCATCATTTTCATGTTGTTTTATTCTGATTAATAAGTCATGCAAGAAATTGTCAAATCCTAATGTTGACGttgaaatatttaatttttaaaatctttGTTGTGAAAAAGGCATCTTAGAAGATTGGAAGAGTCTCCATGCATGGATTGATGTAACGACCAATAACCGCCATCAACGGCTGAATCCATGGGAACGTTCTGTGCATGCATGATGTaacataaaattagaaaaatgtgATAAAATCCAAAGATCAAAGAGGGCCCTTTCTCCACCGACTGTTTCTTTTCGAGTTGATTATTTTACAGCATGCTGACAAGCCCTAATACATCTATTGGTATATATAATTACCAAAATAATAAGCCATGCAAATTTGTCAAGAACAAACTGCAACTTGATTGTATATAACATTTGGAGCTCGAGCTTCAGTTTGGACTGTGGAAAAAGAGTAATTTGTTTGAAGAATATTTGCTTAGTAAAGTCAATAAATCGAACTACCACCGGACATGCTCAAGCCATGTTTCTGGGTTTATGTTATGAAAATCCACCCTTGAAAGTTTTTCATGAATGAAAAtcatgtttttatatttttatgttggGATGGGGCAGTGGCGTATGTGAGCAGAGTTGAATCCTTAATGCATAGCATATATAGTGTTTGAGTAAAAGTACTACTGCAGCATAAAGTAAGGAATGTTTGTACACAGAGAAAAAACTTCCTACATAACTATTCTTATACACCTCACCGTCaattatggcttcgtcaccgtCAGAtgtttacttgagtatttgggTCATTTCAAGTATCCACCTAAAAAAttcgggttagggtgtgtcattATCTTTAAATCCCTAGTTTGTGCCTGATATTGTGGATGATGATGAATTaagtagaaattttttttaagggaaaGATTAGAGCACATGGAAATTCCAATCACAGATATGAGGTAATGCTGAGTATAAAAGACCAGATTGTGGAATATTGGCCTGCAGTACTTTAACAAAATCAACTCTGGTTAACATTGTCAAGAGACAATGTTGAAAAACATGTAGTTTAGTCTATAATTAATTTCCATAGTTATGTTTTTGCTGTCAATAGAAGatacaaaatttcaaaatattgTCCATTAGTATGTGTCAAATTTAGGCAACCatgtaaaaactaaaaaaagggCCAAGACCTCCTTTTGGTAAGCAatctatagaaaaaaaaaaaaaaaaaagctaagatTACTGGTGAGCGatatgtaaaaattaaaaaaaaaactaagaccCTCTTTGTACGTCCTCAAAGAGACTTATGGTTTGCTTTGGCCCTGGGATAGGGTAGCCTCCCCTCCCACTAAACCTTTGGGTAGCAAACAAATTTAGTCGACCATGTATGGAAAAAAACCCATGTTACTTCACCACAAGTCTACAACaccaattataaaataaaaaatatgaacgTGGATTGATAGCAACAGGAACAAGAGTTTCCTCTATAAAATCCAAAGTTTTAACACTACAAAGCACACTCTAAACTAGCTAATAGCACTAAGCCATGGCCACCCTCCATCTGCCATTGCCTGGTTTAACAACCCTTTTGAACTTAATCACTCTTTTTTGCTGCTTTAATATCTGCTTCGCCGTTAATCGAAAGCACTTAAACTTGTCAGCCGCTGCCACCGATTGGTCCCCTGCCGGAGCTACTTGGTATGGCAGTCCTGATGGCGCCGGAAGTGACGGTATAATGCATGACCAATGCGTAcatgttttgtaatttttggtttACAGATAATGGTATTGTTTAATTATAATCGATGTTTAACATTTTGCTAACTTATGCAGGAGGGGCTTGTGGGTATGGAAATTTAGTGTCACAAGCTCCATTCTCTTCCATGATTACTAGTATAGGCCCTTCTCTGTACAAATCAGGCAAAGAATGTGGAGCTTGTTATCAGGTATACTTTATACtctaaactaattaattattgtCATCTTGTTACAAAGCAATTCTTTAATTACTTTAGTTTATGACTAACTGACTCACAACTCTCCttaattcatattatatttgacttttttcttttctaagacACGTGGAACTTATATTCCTTTCATGTCAAGGACTGACATTTTATGACATAATAAAACTTCAGGGTTTGGACCTATATATAAGCGCATAtatattcttcttttttttcatttaaaaaatcgactgtatgagattttttttattgatgatgaaAAGAAAGTTACATCTAGTCCGGATATATAAACATAACATTTCataataaatgaaaaataaggGGACATAAATATTACTCTTTTAGAAGCGAAACAATaaagatatataaaaaaaaaaaaaaagaggaaggatATGAAATATAATCTTTGTAAAGCCAAACCTAAAGGTCGAAACGTGTAAAACAGATCGAGCAACATCATaagttaaggaaaaaaaaagtgggaCAAACGTATATGAGAAGTCGGGGCAAAAAGCCAACATAGTCCAAAAAGAAAACCGCACAAGCTACTAATGAAGAGGAATCATGTCAcatcaaagttggagaagacaaaCCAATGTTAACAAAATTGTCTACAACAAaatttccatcttcattcaaaACTAATACGAAGATAACTTTTATTTCAGGTAAAATGTACCAACCATCCAGCTTGTTCTGGCAAGCCGGTGAGGGTGGTCATTACCGACTTTTGCCCCGGAGGGCCTTGCGCCTCCGAACCGGCACATTTCGACCTCAGTGGTACCGCATTTGGCTCTATGGCACTTCCCGGCCAACAAGAAAAACTACGCGATGCCGGAGTTTTGCAGATTCAATACGCACGGTATAAACCCCTAATTTTACACTTGcaaatttgatgaaaattaaaatataatttggaATTTGTATAGACTCTGATATGCATGTATTCTACGTTTTTCCCATGGCCAGTGTGGCATGTGATTATTCAGGACAAACAATCGCATTCCACGTGGATCAAGGATCAAACCCAAACTACTTTGCGGCTGTGATTGAATTCGAAGACGGAGATGGTGATCTTGCCGGCGTTGAGTTGAAGGAAACTTCGTCATCGGACGGTGGAGGCGAATGGCGAGGCATGCAGCAATCCTGGGGTGCAGTGTGGAAGCTTGATGCCGGGGCAGAATTACATCCTCCACTGTCGATAAGGTTGACATCTCTGTATTCAGATGAGACTTTGTTGGCCAAAGATGTAATTCCAGTTGGGTGGAAACCCGGTGCCACATATAGATCTTTGGTCAATTTTCATTAACCAATCTGGTTTGTACTAAAACATGGGTTGTTATCGCACTCTAAAATGGTCGTCTGACACTCCTTCCTAATAGAACACATAAAGGACTGAGAAGTGTATAACGACTATTTCCGAGTGCTGATAACAATTCAATCTCTCTATAATAAAATTagtaaaattagaaaattgcGGTCAAGTTTGCGGGTCTTGTTGGTGCACAAAGAAATCTCCAATCGGCTACTTATTAATCATAAAGTTACAAGCATAACCAAGGGAAATAATTTTCTCACCGCATTTTTTATCCATATACAcacttatgtttaattttagtatttatattgaataaattaaagagaattaagaaacaaaaaaaacaatgagcgtgcagaaggagaaaataatatcatttCCCGAATCAAAATTTAAGGGCACGAGAGAGGATCTATTGTGTCATCTTCTTAATTTCCACGAAGACGACAAAgggaaaatacaagaaaaactAGTTAGGCTATGCTGCATGTTCGATTTGCACGAGATAACCCCAAATTTTACAATTGCAAATTtggtgaaaaataaattaattttcttcaagTGAGAAAGTCAAATAAATTACATAATTTGACAATGTTGCATGTCTACATTAATTTGAGTCGCAATTAATTTGAAGAAAGAGATGGTGATCTGCGTTGACTTAAAGGAGGCCTCCGCATCGGTTGGTGTTGGTGAATAGCGCCATGCAGCAGTCAATGGGTGTTTTGTGCAAACTCTGGTCATCTGGCACCTTTCCGACGAAAACGAGTGCAAGATAACTATTTTTGAGTGCCAATGACGATTATTCGcaaaagaaattaagaaaatgtgGTCAAATTGTCTATTTAATCGGATCACGTgttaaaagagaaaaagaaatagaGCTTGTATTATGTCGTCTTCTTAATTTTACGAAGAAGATGAACATAGATTGAGAGATCACTCTCCCTACCACTCATCTTCATTGGCCTCTGAGAGTTTATCTTCCATTTCAACTCAACCAATTCTAAGAATGTATGTTATAGTTACATCACTAAGATGCCTTGATTTATAGGAACTCGAGGGCACACAGATTGAAAACCGGCCTTAGAACCCATGGTTTTCACAGCGAGAATTCCGTGTGTCAGCCTAGTTATATTCACACACATGCATGCTTCCCACGTCCTTCTACTAACGCTAGTAACGGTGGCAGTATCTCTTTAACTCCACGTCACTCTAGTAACGTTGGTAATATCGAGAAAAACGTGTGTGCGTCACGTGATGGGAGAAATGAAACgtctaaatttgatttgatagtAAGGAAAATAATCTGAGAGCCATGAAGCTTGTTAAGTAAGTAAacattttccttttcatttggtGAGCGATCtgtaaaaattataattaaaaaaaaaattaaaacccctTTTGTACGTCATTAAAGAGACTTGTGGTATGCTTCGGCACTGGACCGCTACACTTTTGGATAGCAAACAAATTTAGTCGACCATGTATGGAAAAAAACGATGTTACTTCACCACTAGTCTACAACaccaattataaaataaaaaatatgatcgTGGATTGATAGCAACAGGGAACAAGAGTTTCCTCTATAAAATCCAAAGTTCTAACACTACAAAGCACACTCTAAACAAGCTAAGCACTTAGCCATGGCCACCCTCCATCTGCCATTGCCTGGTTTAACAACCCTTTTGAACTTAATCACTCTTTTTTGCTGCTTTAATATCTGCTTCGCCGTTAATCGAAAGCACTTAAACTTGTCAGCCGCTGCCACCGATTGGTCCCCTGCCGGAGCTACTTGGTATGGCAGTCCTGATGGCGCCGGAAGTGACGGTATAATGCATGATCAATGCGTAcctgttttgtaatttttggtttACAGATAATGGTATTGTTTACTTAATTGTAATCGATGTTTAACAGATATGCTAACTTATGCAGGAGGGGCTTGTGGGTATGGAAATTTAGTGTCACAAGCTCCATTCTCTTCCATGATTACTAGTATAGGCCCTTCTCTGTACAAATCAGGCAAAGAATGTGGAGCTTGCTATCAGGTATACTGTATACTCTGAACTAATTAATTATTGTCATCTAGTTACAAAgcaattttttaattactttagttTATGACTAACTGAATCACAACTCTCCTTAATTAATTCATattatgtttgatttttttttcttttctaagacACATAGAACTTGATGAAATTAGGATTCCACcgtaaaatcaattgacaatatcGGAAGTAGtccaagaccatataagcacatagcaaaccttgtccctcaccgatgtgggacaactctcaacacgtcTCCGCACATGtggcggattttcaagcctacacgtaGACAACAACCGGGTGACGTGGAGCGCGTGTGGCCATTTGGCTTCACACGAAGACAACCCgctttgataccatgatgaaattgggattccaccataaaatcaattgataatatggggagtagctc
This region of Malus domestica chromosome 07, GDT2T_hap1 genomic DNA includes:
- the LOC103439603 gene encoding hexose carrier protein HEX6; its protein translation is MAVGLAIAGEAGQYNGRMTPFVILSCMMAATGGVIFGYDIGISGGVTSMEPFLKKFFPEVNTKMKSDTKISNYCKFDSELLTSFTSSLYIAGLVASLFASLVTRAYGRKPSILAGGAAFLAGSALNGAAMNIYMLILGRVLLGVGVGFGNQAVPLYLSEMAPPK
- the LOC103439602 gene encoding expansin-B15-like, with translation MATLHLPLPGLTTLLNLITLFCCFNICFAVNRKHLNLSAAATDWSPAGATWYGSPDGAGSDGGACGYGNLVSQAPFSSMITSIGPSLYKSGKECGACYQVKCTNHPACSGKPVRVVITDFCPGGPCASEPAHFDLSGTAFGSMALPGQQEKLRDAGVLQIQYARVACDYSGQTIAFHVDQGSNPNYFAAVIEFEDGDGDLAGVELKETSSSDGGGEWRGMQQSWGAVWKLDAGAELHPPLSIRLTSLYSDETLLAKDVIPVGWKPGATYRSLVNFH